From the Xiphophorus hellerii strain 12219 chromosome 20, Xiphophorus_hellerii-4.1, whole genome shotgun sequence genome, the window TATCCTTTTATTTATAGCATATTGCATTACTCTAAATAGTGTGCATAAATGATTTGATGGtagtgcaaaataaaatgtttatataaacGAATGTTGTTTTTACCTGACACCTACTATAAGTTTACAGGTCAAGAGCTATAAGCCTAATCATGTTCGTAGTGCATCAAAACATCCAATTTCAGTCAATAAAGTGTAATATTTCAGATATCAAAGTTCTAGTTTGCAGAGcaaatagattaacttattttctttaaaaaagaaacctcaGGATTAATTTTGAAGTTGCCTTCTACTTCAAAGTTGAAGTGATTTGCACTGTTATTTTAGCTTTGCAGCATAACCCTATCAGACTGAGGTTAACTATAATGCATGCTACCTGTACAAGCATGCATATACAGACTATTGTGTAAAGgtgttgaaataaattaattagacGATAATTGCATcacaacttatttttttcttaaaatttaatttctttttctgtattgAATATGTGCactcaaataaaatgttgaaagtttCAACAGTTTTTATTGCTActccaataaaatattaaataatttgatgacttattacacatctttaccacaGGTGCAAATAAATGTGGTCAGTGCTAAATATATCATAAAAGGGAGTCATATCCCACTAGCATTACagtgcaaataaaacatttattcatacTCACTGACAGCTGGTATGTAAATGTAAGAATACTAACACCATTAATCCCTAAATTAATAAAGTCTGTGCTCagataagcaaaaaaaaaaaaaaaaaaacaagattaagaAGAATTTATATacattgattaaaaatgtaagaaatccATGAATACATTTTGATACAGTTTTGCCAGGCCAGTTATGGCTTACAATAGGGTCTAagacaatattttataattgtaGTTAAATGACTTAACAGTTTaatactatttatttaaaatgtaagctAAGTAATCAGTTAGGTAAGCACTGCTTTGCATCATGGTACATTGAGATACGTTGAGAATAGTGTAACTGAATAAATATCTGCATTGTGATTGTCAGTTTAGTGaagcacaaataataaaaacaacttgcTTGTTTGGTTACACAGGTTTTAGTTATTGTACCCATTAGGAGATCTCTTAcgaaaaacaagacaaagacCTTCTTATGGTGTGAGCAGCTCAAACTTAACGCTACCCTCTGCAGATTACAGCAGGTGAGCAAATCTCTGAGTCAGATCGCTTCTGAATCTCAGTATCTGACTATATACACAGTACAATAAGACAGAGGTGACATCATGGTGCCCTGACCCCTTAAAGGTCTCTGCATATTCTTTATAAAGCCAAACTTCAAATTTGCTAAGAACAAGCAAAGCAAATCTGAAGCAGACTTCGGCTGCAGCTGCATTTTGTGTCACGTTGTTCCTGCCAGCAGTGGAGAAGTTTCGGACAGTCTGTTCTGACGAGAAGGTGGAACAGTCCCGTCGTACAGATGGCTGCTCTGGAAAACTGCTACTGCTCGCAAgtttattttctgaagaaaagaataaaaaagaagaaatgttcaGCTTATGAAACGAGATTAGATTATGTATTTTATCAGTTTACAGCAAACAACAGTGCCCTCTTTGTCCCTGCTTGTCCCAGTTGAACAGcttgatatacagtataaaaCATTTGACACAATGAGGTTTTTTCTTCTACTCTCATCTTTTTTATGTCTCACTGCAAACACGGAGTCgcattttaaaattagttttcacaattatgcttcatgttttttaattgtcatCATGTCTTATGAGCACTGTGGTGTAAAACAGCAGGAACAACTACCTGAAAATCTCTGATGTAAGTGAGGAAGAAGCTGATGAAGGAAAAGGCCAGGAACCACTCAGACACCGTGCTGACAAGATGCGGCACGTAGCCCTAAAAgacaacaacacaaacattaatgcaacaaaatggaCCATTTTTTGTGTTCCATTCCAGCAGTTTTTGCTCTGGTTTAAGCTGTAGGTGTAttatctgtttgtgtttgaacaTTCCTCAGTCTCTCCAGTATTTCCTGattgtttttgcaattttttgcaATCATAATCactgattttgtggtgctacttcaaaaatatctgtaaggtattttgcaatatttgcatttctgtATGATTGTAAATGTAGCTTTTTGTTACTCAACTGatatcaagtaaggctgaggtaGAAGGTAGAAGAAGTAAGAAATCCTGCCActtgcaggtgggagttagtagtcacttcaaaacaaacgtttttaataatttttgtaaACTTAAAATTATGCTTTAAAACAAATCCATTGATCTGctgattttatgtgaattttcGTGATCGCAGAATTGCGAAAAACTGGAGAGACTGATTAGTATCTGTAAATGATCACTTTAGCTTCAGTGCCACAATCTGAactgcatggatgtaaaatatataataaatacaaataattctGATGCTAACTGACCGGTTCTCCTGGGATCCAGTGTAGCTTACGGGGTACATCCACTCCTGACAGACTGCTGTACATGATGACTGATGATACAAACACTGACCGACTGTTAAGGAAAACAACTCGAAATGAGCAATTCAGATCTTCAGGTAAAACATCTGTTGCTTCTTTAATTTTGAGAGACACAGTTCCCTCATTATTACTTCTAACCAACTTCAAAGCATGCATTTACATGAGTCAATAAATGTATGAGAACTCACAATCAGTCAGTTTCCCATTGAGCAAAACTGGTAGGTGATTGGAAGGTCAAATACTGagaaatcagtttgtttttacctatttattaaatgcatcaaaatttATAGATTGAAAAATTCCCACAGTTTTTCAGTCGAACAATACATCAAACCTAAATGTGCACTTTCATGGACTTTTTTGGGTTTTGATGCATGAATTGAGATAATCTTGACTTAGATTTGtcgtttaatttaaagttacaaTCTCTATAAAAACGCCTGCAGCagattattttgtatttttatgtgtttttgtatctAGAACAAATTGGTATCACtgaagaaaaatcagaaatcaCTACCAGACAAGAAATGTCTCATTGGTGCATCCCTCATTTTTGTACATTGGAAAGGAGGCAAAATTTCAGATTATCAATTTCTACTGTCCCTGAATGCACCATTAATAGCATAAATGATCAACGGTCCTGAAagttaacttttaaaaacttaacttttaaataaaactcctGAGCAATGGGTCAGCAGTTAGTCAATTACTCCAAAATTACATCTTTGGCttcatgttttataatgttGGTCAGTTTCACACATAACTTCCATATTATTTTGTCCAAAAGTGTGATAATAACTTCATACTACACTTACAACTGAAACAAAAGGCTAAGAAAGACAGGAAAAGCTTGATTTTTCAGTCCCTAAAATGAGTTGCGAAAGAATCAACTTCAAAGAGAAGCAACACAACTAGGCTTTTGTTCTGGAATCTTAATGGATTCCGACTAAACCATGTCACAGATATTTCATTAAGGCCACAGGAATTTCTGTCATCCAGTGAAAAATTGATATCATATTTCTTCTTTCATGTGATTGCTACATATGTGTTTCAGAACTGACAGAGGGAATTTAAGGATACTGCTGATGATGCTGCCCAGGGTCCAGACCAGGATGGTGAGACGAACCACAAATGTGGTCTTGCTGTGGATGTGAGGCTGCATGTAATGCGACAGCAGCGTCTGAACCAGGATGTAGATCGCTCCGACACCGAATGTCAAAATTGCCCCCACCAGGTGCATGGGGAAAAAGGTTGTCTTCTGCTCAGAGAGGGATGCATAAATCTTTAGCTGACCCAttcaatatttcagatattaaaaGAGCTCAAACTGATCCCAGAACAGCAACACTCACCTGGAAGTTGGCCACCACACACATCCCGAAGGAGCTCATCCAGCCGAGGACTAGCCCAACGAAGTTCAGTCTTCGGAGTTTGACCTCGTCATCGAGAAGAGCCTCCACCTGCTTGTAACGCACATACACCGTGGCAATGCCTGCAAACGGCATTCACACAGAGAGGgagtaatgttaaaaaaaaattctactgTTGTGTAGGTCCCTCTGACAATAAAGAATGAGAGTGCAGATCCACATAGTTTTACCTAAAAAAGCTGAAACATCCATCATGATCCCGAACACACACCTCTCCGGTGCCAATGTTCCTGTGTCgctgcaagaaagaaaaaaaaaaaacatgatacattattttaaatccctttgacttttttgttttctgtcatagGACCCAACATATTGGGTATGAAAACCCAAGACATTCTCCCAGTTCTGACCTGATGTAAGGCACCAGAGGGTCCACATGTCTCAGCACCACCGCTGTGATGTAGGCGAAGACGAAGGACGCCACCGTCCAAACAACCAGAGCAGCGGGCAGGAGGCAGAGACCTTGCTGGAACCACCACATGGTGTCCTCACAGCTTCTTCACACTGTGCTGAGAGAAACACGGTCATTAATACCATCAttagggttgttttttttattatgggTGATATGGCTCACTGCCATATCACCCATAACACATAACTGTTATGTGTTATGGGTGATATACCCATGGCGTCACTGTCTGAGGGTACAGCACAAATATTTATCACCATTTCCAGTCAATAAGAAGTGAGAGGCACCGTGTTGTACAGAGTGTAAGATCTGTAATAAAATATGGCTCTAGATGGGTCTATTTTACTGCAATTATGcattctttaaaacacagtttcgATTAGCAAATCCTAttatgaaaaaacagaaaagaaaacaacaacaaaaaaacccaacaaagaGGGAGAGTCTTAGtctaatttaaaaacagtttaaatctTGACTTCCTTCATTTTTGGGAACTGTTGTGTCGGTGTCATTTATAAAAACCTAGCCACcacagaaacagtttcttcccccaGGCTCTAACAAACTAGATGACCACTTTCACCGTTCTGCTGTGAAACAAAACGAGCACATTTGCACTAACACaacctgcttttcttttttgctttttcttacAAAACAATGGCAGTACATACATCAATATGTACACATTGTTCCATTTGTCCCTCATGttattttctctaaaatgtatatgtttatatttattcgCTGTATGTTGTCTGAGTGAGAAAGTCAAATTCCTTCTTTATgtacacaattttttttgttttccaggtaATGTGAGAGAGATGTCTTATCAGATAGCGGAAATGTCaatattctgtttttctcaAGAATTTAAAGCTACTGGCTcctactttcttttcttttaaattataaagAGTTTGGGGTTAAAATGTCCACATTGGGGCTTAAAGATGAATACAATGAATCACATTTGATATTAGCTTTCAGCTTATCTGATCAACTAAAAATCTAGAGTGAAAGCAAAACTGAACGTCTTGCTATGTATCAAAGTGTTGTTTTGAAcccataaaaaacaaatcacctgACTTCCAGTCAcaaggtatttatttttattttgtttgagaCCGTAGCAGAAATGAGTTAAACTCGAAGGACAACATGCAGTTAAGTGTGTCAGGTTTCACTTCCCCATTCTCACGAAAAGAAACCTTTTTTATTAAAGTGTCATAAAACGAGGCTATAAATGCATAGACTTAAACATTGCAAATAAAGGCAGCCTAACAGCTTTACAAAATATAGATATACTCTGAAGGAAATCGAGAGAAAGCACATTAAACCAACTTATCACTTTAACAAGCAAATTAGCTCAACAATGAGGATGTTTTTAAACTATTCCAATACTTCCTTAGGCGAAACAAGattagttttgttgtgttttcattaaattctAACAAACGACTGTACACTATGTTACAATATTTACTGTGTATcatatgttaatattttaaagttaattacATATTATGCACAGTAGATTGTTTTTGTAAGTCAACATTCTTAAATGTCACATAATGGTAGAGAAAAGTTCCTGTATTCGGTACCACCtcagtaaaaataatgaaactcaCGTTATTCCAGTCTTCCAGGGAACATAACCTTCCTGCGCTGCAACAGCAACCTGGAAAAGACTATCTTGAAAACAAATAGGGGTTCGGACTTTCTTTAGCTATTAATTATACTCCTTCAAACGTAAGTTTTGAAAATACCCCACGCAACGTCCGCCGCCTGCTTCCGCCTTTGGTGAGCTACGCATGCGCACATAAATATTCAagtggaatttttttctttcctgtgctCTGCCTGGCAGGCAGAGCTGAGCTTAGTCAAAAACCGATTCGTAAAGGATTAATTAGCTCAGAAAATTGAAGCTAATTAATTAGCTATATaataaatcatatatatatatatatatatatatatatatatatatatatatatatatatatatatatatatatatatatatatacatactatatatatatacgtatatatacaaTTTTGCACACATAATTTTAGTGCCACTGGGGAGTTCGTTTTAGTCATTTTCAATAGGAAAAACTTGGGTTTTAAAAATTTGCTGCACACTGAATTGCGATGCATTATagcatgtattttttattaacttagACGATTATGAAATGCTGCTAAAGAAATCCAAAAGttttacaataataatttttcacACTTAGTGCCATATCATGCACTTCTCAATCGTGAGGATGATTACTGACTTCAGGAGTTGTGAAGGAGATAGTGGTTAGTTGATACCAAACACTAAGTTGTGTAAACCATAAAATTACattccaaaagaaaatgactGTTCACAGAACActagcattttaaaattttgcactAAATTGTACATGAGCAGAAGATAACTGTAGCCTGTTAACCAAAGGCAATTTAAGTATTTGGAGAAGATTCAAAAGGCATGAACTGTGGTAAATAATTTACACAAGCACTACAAATACatgtttatttctaattaattactttttcttagttttcaaactttcaCTTTAGTGACAGGTGAGCTAATATGAAATAACCCAATTAAAGAAATTTTGTTTCAACAGACGTCTCCCAATTATGCACAATTTTCCCTGTAAAACAGCATGGTGTAGCAGCAAGCTCTCCAGTTTAATTAGGCATTTATATATAATCACACTTTGGCTTTTCTTCCCTATTACTTTCCtctaattttgaaataaaaaaaccccccactacttcaattttttttttaatgaaaaaaagaaattaatcttttgtagccaaaaatcattaaatagTTGAAGCAGAATGGGACACTGATTGAGCCACAATCACCACCTCTGGTCAGTCAAAAAGGAACTTTTAATACTCTACAAGAAAGAACTGGCATTCAaagtttcatgtttcttttataaataagaCTACTTTTATGCCCAAGAGGAAAACTTTCTTCATGCAACAAGTCCATNNNNNNNNNNNNNNNNNNNNNNNNNNNNNNNNNNNNNNNNNNNNNNNNNNNNNNNNNNNNNNNNNNNNNNNNNNNNNNNNNNNNNNNNNNNNNNNNNNNNggcaataaagaaaaaagacctATGCATATATTTCCAGTGCGACACAATCAAAACCATGTTTTTAGGTGGGAATATGAAATTTATTTGCATTGTTAGATGAAGCAGAGATTGTCAGGTGATCCAACACACTGTGGCGCACACTGGTGAAATACCTGAGCTTGGCTTTCTGGCCAACAGAAGACAAACTTTTCCACAAGCCTCTGAGAGCACGTGCACATAGTGACAACGCGCTCATCGAGAAAGGCTTCAATTTGTACAAAGTAATAGAAAACGAATGAGTTCAttaaggcatttttttttaacttcacagATGAGAGTGGACCTGATGCCAGGAACTATAAGCACACAAGCTGCAGCGATGGTGGTGTACCTCACAGAGTCATTATGAAAAGTTGTTCGGCTGAGTTTTCAGGTAGAAGTCATACAAAGCCTCTCCAGATACAAACTGTACAGTGGAATACTACAACATGCAGATTGAGGAACAAGTTCATTCCTTATTTTGTCCTAGAACAAACACTGAGAACCAGAAATAAAGATAGGAAAATGACATTCCATAACTTTTCTTAAATGTACCTTGTATTTCATACCAAATCTGCAAAGTGGAGCCCTCTGCTATGTTCTTTTGATGACCTGGATCACCCAAATCCCTCTaggttgttttaattttattataaagctTCAAGTCTTTTAGGACATCCTattcagcaaacatttaaatgcaacttAGTTCAGTTTGAAGACAAAGAAAGTTTTGGAAATTGTAATTGGTAAATGTTCAGTAAGCGTTTTTGAcatataaaaccttttttattacCTGATTTACAatggggggtgggggtggggctGGGAACCACAATCCTAAAATATTGGATTTTGTCAAAGTAATTTTTCTACCAATTCAATTTTTACATTATTCTTCAGGTGTTGGAAAGCAATCTAACAATCTTTTAGTcaatcttttattaaaaacaatgttacTCAAAAATACTTCTCTACAAAATTCCAATTAAAttccaacattttaatttcaagctggattgttttaaaatgagtcAAAAATCAGAGATTTGGACATATATGACATGCTTGTGTAAAACAAAAGACTTGTAGGAgcaagattattattttatgtagtgCCAATACTCATTAAACATTCTTCcgaattaaagtttttat encodes:
- the dram2b gene encoding DNA damage-regulated autophagy modulator protein 2b encodes the protein MWWFQQGLCLLPAALVVWTVASFVFAYITAVVLRHVDPLVPYISDTGTLAPERCVFGIMMDVSAFLGIATVYVRYKQVEALLDDEVKLRRLNFVGLVLGWMSSFGMCVVANFQKTTFFPMHLVGAILTFGVGAIYILVQTLLSHYMQPHIHSKTTFVVRLTILVWTLGSIISMFVSSVIMYSSLSGVDVPRKLHWIPGEPGYVPHLVSTVSEWFLAFSFISFFLTYIRDFQKINLRAVAVFQSSHLYDGTVPPSRQNRLSETSPLLAGTT